In one window of Romboutsia hominis DNA:
- the pstA gene encoding phosphate ABC transporter permease PstA, with amino-acid sequence MRKFKENILKTSVYLSAAFTVTTLIVIVGYIFMQGIKGINPSFLFSDYSPMGGGGILPMIVSTVYMVLLSIIVATPIGILSAIYLQEYAKKGRLVTIIRFATESLAGIPSIIYGLFGGIFFVVTLGMKYSILSGALTVAIIILPVIIRTTEESLKTVPQSYREASLALGSTKFQTLYKVVLPSAIPGILSGVILSVGRVIGESAAILLTAGTVAQMPGTIFDSARTLTVHAYLLTKEKGDIQGAAAIGIVLIIMVLILNTLAKVVAKKLNKANY; translated from the coding sequence ATGAGAAAATTTAAAGAAAATATATTAAAAACATCAGTTTATTTATCTGCGGCATTTACAGTAACAACATTAATTGTGATAGTCGGATATATATTTATGCAAGGTATAAAAGGAATAAATCCATCATTCTTATTTAGTGATTATTCGCCAATGGGTGGTGGAGGAATACTACCGATGATAGTATCCACAGTTTATATGGTACTTTTATCAATAATAGTGGCAACGCCAATAGGTATATTATCAGCAATATATCTACAAGAGTATGCTAAAAAAGGAAGATTAGTAACAATAATAAGATTTGCGACTGAGAGTTTAGCAGGTATACCATCAATAATATATGGATTATTCGGGGGAATATTTTTTGTAGTTACCTTAGGAATGAAGTACTCAATACTTTCAGGGGCATTGACAGTAGCAATAATTATATTGCCAGTAATAATAAGAACAACAGAGGAATCTTTAAAGACAGTACCACAAAGTTATAGAGAAGCATCATTAGCTTTAGGTTCAACTAAGTTCCAAACCTTATATAAAGTAGTACTTCCCAGTGCAATACCAGGGATACTATCAGGAGTTATATTATCAGTGGGTCGTGTTATCGGAGAATCAGCGGCTATATTATTAACAGCAGGAACAGTTGCACAAATGCCAGGAACTATATTTGATAGTGCTAGAACATTAACAGTTCATGCATATTTACTTACAAAAGAAAAAGGAGATATACAAGGAGCAGCAGCTATAGGAATTGTGTTAATAATAATGGTACTAATATTAAATACATTAGCTAAAGTAGTGGCTAAGAAATTAAATAAAGCAAATTACTAA
- the pstB gene encoding phosphate ABC transporter ATP-binding protein PstB, with amino-acid sequence MSLNNTKISIKNLDLYYGNNQALKKINMNIEERKVTALIGPSGCGKSTFLRTLNRMNDLIDNVRIEGQIEVDGEDIYKSEDVIKLRTKVGMVFQKPNLFPMSIYDNVAYGPRTHGIKDRKVLDKIVEESLRGAAIWDEVKDRLKSSALGLSGGQQQRICIARTIAMKPEVILMDEPTSALDPISTAKVEELIESLKDEYTIVIVTHNMQQAARVSDQTAFFLTGEVVEFSDTKTMFTTPTDKRTEDYITGRFG; translated from the coding sequence ATGAGTTTAAATAATACAAAGATAAGTATAAAAAATTTAGATTTATATTATGGAAATAATCAAGCATTAAAGAAAATAAATATGAATATAGAAGAAAGGAAGGTTACTGCATTAATAGGTCCTTCTGGATGTGGTAAGTCAACATTTTTAAGAACTTTAAATAGAATGAATGATTTAATAGACAATGTCAGAATAGAAGGACAAATAGAGGTAGATGGAGAAGATATATATAAAAGTGAAGATGTAATAAAATTACGTACTAAGGTAGGAATGGTATTTCAAAAGCCAAACTTATTCCCAATGAGTATATATGATAATGTAGCCTATGGACCTCGTACACATGGAATAAAAGATAGAAAAGTTTTAGACAAGATCGTTGAAGAAAGCTTAAGAGGGGCAGCTATTTGGGATGAAGTAAAAGATAGATTAAAATCATCTGCACTAGGGCTATCTGGAGGTCAACAGCAACGTATATGTATAGCAAGAACAATAGCTATGAAACCAGAAGTAATACTTATGGATGAGCCCACATCAGCGCTAGATCCTATATCTACAGCAAAGGTAGAAGAGTTAATAGAGTCTTTAAAAGATGAATATACTATAGTAATAGTTACACATAATATGCAGCAAGCGGCACGTGTATCTGACCAAACAGCATTCTTCTTAACTGGAGAAGTAGTAGAGTTTAGTGACACAAAAACTATGTTTACAACTCCAACGGATAAGCGTACAGAAGATTATATAACAGGAAGATTTGGATAA
- the phoU gene encoding phosphate signaling complex protein PhoU, with product MVDTSLELSINTLKNYTLAMIKRCREAVDNSINSMINKDLEGAKKVIKEDDEIDTLREYIRDRSIELIALKQPMAKDLRYIYALGNIALDLERIGDYAVNIAQETLKIGDEAYIKELIDIPKSAKICTDMLNDIYKALENEDEDLCYDIAKRDDKIDNLYEQIHVECLEVMNKNSTTINQGVRLLFVGRYLERIGDHSTNVCEKIIYAIKGEMVEIG from the coding sequence ATGGTTGATACAAGTTTAGAGTTAAGTATAAACACACTTAAAAACTACACATTAGCAATGATAAAAAGGTGTAGGGAAGCAGTAGATAATTCTATTAACTCTATGATCAATAAAGACTTAGAGGGAGCAAAAAAAGTAATAAAAGAAGATGATGAGATAGATACTCTAAGAGAATATATAAGAGATAGAAGTATTGAACTTATAGCATTAAAACAACCAATGGCAAAAGATTTAAGATATATATATGCTCTAGGAAATATAGCACTTGATTTAGAACGAATAGGAGATTATGCAGTTAATATAGCACAAGAAACTTTAAAAATAGGTGATGAAGCCTATATAAAGGAATTAATTGATATACCAAAATCAGCTAAAATATGTACTGATATGCTTAATGATATTTATAAAGCTTTGGAAAATGAAGATGAAGACCTTTGCTATGATATAGCAAAAAGGGACGACAAGATAGATAATTTATACGAACAAATACACGTAGAGTGCTTAGAAGTTATGAATAAGAATTCAACTACTATAAATCAGGGAGTAAGGCTTTTATTTGTAGGAAGGTACTTAGAAAGAATAGGTGATCACAGCACTAATGTATGTGAAAAAATAATATATGCTATAAAAGGTGAAATGGTTGAGATAGGATAA
- the gdhA gene encoding NADP-specific glutamate dehydrogenase codes for MGNNVKEVIEKVIDDVKARNNGEPEFHQTIEEVLHSLEGVLEKHPEYIDASILERIVEPERQIMFRVPWVDDNGKVHVNRGFRVQFNSAIGPYKGGLRFHPSVNLSIIKFLGFEQIFKNSLTGLPIGGGKGGSDFNPKGKSDNEIMRFCQSFMTELYRHIGKDIDVPAGDIGVGAREIGFLFGQYKRIRNAYDAGVLTGKGLTYGGSLARKEATGFGVVYFVNEMLNYHKDTFEGKRVVISGSGNVAIYAAQKAMEHGAKVIAMCDSSGYIVDENGIDLSIVKQIKEVERKRIKEYVARKEGATYVEGQKGIWTVKCDIAMPCATQNDINLESAKILVENGTKVIGEGANMPCTNEAVNYFLEKGLLVAPAKAANAGGVATSALEMSQNSMRLSWTFEEVEEKLQVIMKNIFEASKNAAEQYGHAGNYVVGANIAGFLKVADAMMSQGVI; via the coding sequence ATGGGGAACAATGTTAAAGAAGTAATAGAAAAAGTTATCGATGATGTAAAAGCTAGAAATAATGGAGAACCAGAATTCCATCAAACAATAGAAGAAGTTTTACATTCATTAGAAGGTGTTTTAGAAAAACATCCAGAATACATAGATGCAAGTATATTAGAAAGAATAGTTGAACCAGAAAGACAAATAATGTTTAGAGTGCCTTGGGTTGATGACAATGGAAAAGTACATGTAAATAGAGGATTTAGAGTACAATTTAACAGTGCAATAGGACCATACAAAGGAGGACTTAGATTCCATCCATCTGTTAACTTAAGTATAATAAAATTCTTAGGATTTGAACAAATATTCAAAAATTCTTTAACTGGATTACCAATAGGAGGAGGAAAAGGTGGATCTGACTTCAACCCTAAAGGAAAATCTGATAATGAGATAATGAGATTCTGTCAAAGTTTTATGACTGAATTATATAGACACATAGGTAAAGATATAGACGTACCAGCTGGAGATATAGGAGTTGGAGCTAGAGAAATAGGATTCCTATTTGGACAATATAAGAGAATAAGAAATGCTTATGATGCTGGAGTATTAACTGGTAAAGGATTAACTTATGGAGGTTCTTTAGCTAGAAAAGAAGCTACTGGATTTGGAGTTGTATACTTTGTAAACGAAATGTTAAACTATCACAAAGATACATTTGAAGGCAAGAGAGTTGTTATATCAGGTTCAGGAAATGTTGCAATATATGCAGCTCAAAAGGCTATGGAACATGGAGCTAAAGTAATAGCTATGTGTGACTCTTCTGGATATATAGTAGATGAAAATGGTATAGATTTAAGTATAGTTAAGCAAATAAAAGAAGTAGAAAGAAAGAGAATAAAAGAATATGTAGCTAGAAAAGAAGGTGCTACATACGTTGAAGGTCAAAAAGGAATATGGACTGTTAAGTGTGATATAGCTATGCCTTGTGCTACTCAAAATGATATAAACTTAGAATCAGCTAAGATATTAGTTGAAAATGGAACTAAAGTAATTGGAGAAGGAGCTAACATGCCTTGTACAAATGAAGCTGTTAACTATTTCTTAGAAAAAGGATTATTAGTTGCTCCTGCTAAAGCTGCAAATGCTGGTGGAGTTGCTACTTCTGCTTTAGAAATGTCTCAAAATAGTATGAGATTATCTTGGACATTTGAAGAAGTTGAAGAAAAATTACAAGTAATAATGAAGAACATATTTGAAGCATCTAAAAATGCTGCTGAACAATATGGGCATGCTGGAAACTATGTTGTAGGTGCTAACATAGCTGGATTCTTAAAAGTTGCAGATGCTATGATGAGTCAAGGTGTAATATAA
- a CDS encoding nucleotidyltransferase domain-containing protein: MDILKKIAEILNKLDCTWAIGSSMMLKFNGLVKNPRDIDILIEAKDSQKIKKAMDNIGQRLDLPSKDPFRTKEFFGYNIDGVEVEFMGDFSIELENKSIYEFILDEKSIKYLTNLDKVVIPITTLEDWFVAYLVMGDPKGRVPIIKKYLVKNGIKHEELLKRNLEQDLPNDIKNEIIELLNINK, translated from the coding sequence ATGGACATTTTAAAGAAAATTGCAGAGATATTAAATAAATTAGATTGTACTTGGGCTATAGGTAGTTCTATGATGCTAAAATTTAATGGATTAGTAAAAAATCCAAGGGATATAGATATATTAATAGAGGCAAAAGATTCACAAAAAATAAAAAAGGCTATGGATAATATAGGTCAAAGGCTAGATTTGCCATCTAAAGATCCATTTAGAACTAAAGAGTTTTTTGGGTATAATATAGATGGAGTAGAAGTAGAATTTATGGGTGACTTTAGTATAGAGTTAGAAAATAAATCTATATACGAGTTTATACTAGATGAAAAGTCTATAAAGTATTTAACAAATTTAGATAAAGTAGTTATACCTATAACCACTCTAGAAGATTGGTTTGTAGCATATTTAGTTATGGGAGATCCTAAAGGAAGAGTACCTATTATAAAAAAATACTTAGTTAAAAATGGTATAAAACATGAAGAATTATTAAAAAGAAATTTAGAGCAGGACTTACCAAATGATATAAAAAATGAAATAATAGAATTATTAAATATAAATAAATAA
- a CDS encoding FUSC family protein, whose amino-acid sequence MKLEKVGMRTFKTGLSVAVCVVLGSMIVQNPFYSTIACVVSVQDTVKGSLKAGFNRVKGTILGGIIGFLIVLIKPGDALLCGLGVIITIYLCNMFKLNKAVVVACVTFLSIHLGVINSSPAEYSFFRVLDTSIGVVVGVFINYILARPDYLDTTKNDFQSIEKLTKEFLELKILKKGSFNIKELEKEIKKVEGSYSKLIDELDYSRDNIDIEKIEETIIICREIYFHVQSIELLDKKLYLSKENYAILRDIYKIEEIEWDLDESKSPVFNYHLRKIIEEAEILHTINSNNQYKLY is encoded by the coding sequence TTGAAATTAGAAAAAGTCGGCATGAGGACCTTTAAAACAGGATTAAGTGTAGCTGTTTGTGTTGTATTAGGTTCAATGATTGTCCAAAATCCATTTTACTCAACCATAGCATGTGTAGTATCAGTGCAAGATACAGTTAAAGGTTCGCTAAAAGCTGGATTTAACAGAGTAAAAGGTACGATACTTGGAGGTATAATAGGCTTTCTAATTGTGCTAATTAAGCCAGGAGATGCATTACTTTGTGGTCTTGGAGTAATTATTACAATATATCTATGCAATATGTTTAAACTCAATAAAGCAGTAGTTGTTGCATGTGTAACTTTTTTATCTATACATCTTGGAGTTATAAATTCTAGCCCCGCAGAGTATTCATTCTTTAGAGTGTTAGATACTTCAATAGGAGTAGTTGTAGGGGTATTTATTAATTATATATTAGCAAGACCAGACTATTTAGATACTACAAAAAATGATTTTCAATCTATAGAAAAATTAACAAAAGAATTTCTAGAACTTAAGATATTAAAAAAAGGAAGTTTTAATATAAAAGAACTAGAAAAAGAGATAAAGAAAGTAGAAGGCTCTTATTCTAAGTTGATAGATGAGCTAGATTATAGCAGAGATAATATAGATATAGAAAAAATAGAAGAAACAATAATTATATGTAGAGAGATATATTTCCATGTACAGTCAATAGAATTATTAGATAAAAAACTATACTTAAGCAAAGAAAATTATGCAATTCTAAGAGATATCTATAAAATAGAAGAAATAGAATGGGATTTAGATGAAAGCAAAAGTCCTGTATTCAATTATCATCTAAGGAAGATAATAGAAGAAGCAGAAATACTTCATACTATTAATAGTAACAATCAATATAAATTATATTAA
- a CDS encoding [Fe-Fe] hydrogenase large subunit C-terminal domain-containing protein: MESINLNTKILDTYKMKLFNELIKAIWSEEFDDIDNIPKKVLDKSVYNEFGEEVILNLMRIVMGLDPIDKIDETIKEMLNKAMCTKEISTPIISVISQVCNHCVNKEDGKECLVKEKHINCNKDNTCNSCGGCIRECSLGAISDKIQFIPILKLLKDKKHPVYATVAPSFVGQLGNDVTPGKLRSALKKVGFKDMIEVALAADILTVKESYDYCNHIKENKEECFITSCCCPIWISLIKSSYPEIVDNISKSVSPMIACARIIKVLNEDAKVVFIGPCVAKKKEAIAEDIKGAVDFVLTFKELEEIFKALDIEADKEVEENRIESSALGRIYAHAGGVSKSIEECVKKINPKANFKAITFQGAKDCKAGLEKVINKDIDVTFVEGMGCIGGCVGGPKRILETEKGKSFVQEYSKETNIKTPFENINVIQFLAKMDMKKIETLRSEDREKLLGLFNRDIRL; encoded by the coding sequence ATGGAATCAATTAATTTAAATACGAAAATATTAGATACTTATAAAATGAAGCTTTTTAATGAGCTTATAAAAGCTATTTGGAGTGAGGAATTTGATGATATAGATAATATACCTAAAAAAGTGCTAGATAAAAGCGTATATAATGAATTTGGGGAAGAGGTCATATTAAATTTAATGAGAATAGTTATGGGGCTAGATCCAATAGATAAAATAGATGAAACAATAAAAGAAATGCTAAATAAAGCTATGTGCACAAAGGAAATAAGCACACCAATAATATCAGTAATCTCTCAAGTGTGCAATCATTGTGTTAACAAAGAAGATGGAAAGGAATGTTTAGTAAAAGAGAAGCATATTAATTGTAATAAGGACAATACATGTAATTCATGTGGAGGATGTATAAGAGAATGTAGCTTAGGGGCAATATCTGATAAGATTCAATTCATACCTATTTTAAAGTTACTAAAAGATAAAAAACATCCTGTGTACGCAACTGTAGCTCCATCATTTGTAGGACAACTTGGAAATGATGTAACTCCTGGTAAGCTAAGAAGTGCTCTTAAAAAAGTAGGTTTCAAAGACATGATAGAAGTAGCTTTAGCAGCAGATATACTTACTGTCAAAGAAAGTTATGATTATTGTAATCATATTAAAGAAAATAAAGAAGAATGTTTTATAACTAGTTGCTGTTGCCCGATTTGGATTAGTTTAATAAAGTCAAGTTACCCTGAAATTGTAGACAACATATCTAAGTCAGTATCTCCTATGATTGCCTGTGCAAGGATTATAAAGGTTTTAAACGAAGATGCTAAAGTAGTTTTTATTGGACCTTGCGTAGCCAAAAAGAAAGAAGCTATAGCAGAAGATATAAAAGGAGCAGTAGATTTTGTATTAACATTTAAAGAATTAGAGGAGATATTTAAGGCTTTGGATATAGAAGCGGATAAAGAAGTAGAAGAAAATAGAATAGAATCATCAGCTCTTGGAAGAATATATGCTCATGCAGGAGGGGTAAGTAAATCTATTGAAGAGTGTGTAAAAAAAATAAATCCGAAAGCTAATTTTAAAGCTATTACTTTTCAGGGAGCTAAAGACTGCAAAGCAGGGCTTGAAAAAGTTATAAATAAAGACATCGATGTAACTTTTGTTGAAGGTATGGGATGTATAGGTGGATGTGTAGGAGGGCCAAAGCGTATTTTAGAAACAGAAAAAGGTAAATCATTTGTACAAGAATATTCTAAAGAAACAAATATAAAAACTCCATTTGAAAATATAAATGTAATTCAATTTTTAGCAAAAATGGATATGAAAAAAATAGAAACACTAAGAAGTGAAGACAGGGAGAAATTGTTAGGATTATTTAACAGAGATATAAGATTATAA
- a CDS encoding polysaccharide deacetylase family protein has translation MNIKKNYKILAIILVAFIVLSIVIFNIPKEDEDRKYTLLENYIVTSTLTQTINEATTQKEKGPVLLPQKIAYITIDDGPSKYTNSILDILEKNQVKATFFMINDNMKKHPDELNRMQKEGHGMGFHSVTHDIHKLYETPQATLNEFKTCQETLYNITGDVSKLIRLPYGSKPYMPKESYDILVENNYKIWDWNLDTLDWKSTTDNILSSLLYYGRDKSNLIVLMHEKEQTVEALDNIIRVLKERGYKIEPISEDTQDRNYWKGNVQS, from the coding sequence ATGAATATAAAAAAAAATTACAAAATTTTAGCTATAATTTTAGTAGCATTTATTGTATTAAGCATAGTTATTTTTAATATACCAAAGGAAGATGAGGATAGAAAATATACTTTATTAGAAAATTATATAGTAACGAGTACTTTAACTCAAACTATAAACGAAGCTACAACACAAAAAGAAAAAGGTCCTGTTTTATTACCACAGAAGATAGCATATATAACTATAGATGATGGTCCATCTAAATACACTAACTCGATATTAGACATATTAGAAAAAAATCAAGTTAAAGCAACTTTTTTTATGATAAATGATAATATGAAGAAACACCCAGATGAATTAAATAGAATGCAAAAAGAGGGGCATGGTATGGGATTTCATAGTGTAACTCATGATATACATAAGCTCTATGAAACACCACAAGCAACACTAAATGAATTTAAAACCTGCCAAGAAACTCTTTATAATATAACAGGAGATGTATCAAAATTAATAAGGCTGCCTTATGGAAGCAAGCCTTATATGCCTAAAGAATCTTATGATATATTAGTAGAAAATAATTATAAAATATGGGATTGGAATCTAGACACACTAGACTGGAAATCCACAACAGACAATATTTTAAGTAGTTTATTATATTATGGTAGAGATAAATCTAATTTAATAGTACTAATGCATGAAAAAGAACAAACTGTAGAAGCTTTAGATAACATTATAAGAGTATTAAAAGAAAGAGGTTATAAGATAGAACCAATAAGTGAAGATACACAAGATCGAAACTATTGGAAAGGAAATGTTCAAAGCTAA
- a CDS encoding valine--tRNA ligase, which produces MKLENTNLPKTYNPKDFESRLYSKWIEDGLFKSKPNPNKKPFTIMLPPPNITGQLHMGHALDHTLQDILIRWKRMDGYEALWQPGTDHASIATEVKVVERIREQEGKSKYDLGREEFLKRAMDWRNEFGRKIVDQMKQLGDSCDWDRERFTMDEGCNEAVIEFFIKLYEKGQIYRGNRIINWCPDCKTTLSDAEVEHEEHDGKFYHIKYPIVGSDEFLEIATTRPETMLGDSGIAVNPEDERYTHLVGKKAILPLVNREIIIVADDYVDLEFGTGAVKMTPAHDPNDFEVGQRHNLEKINVMNEDGTMNKLAGKYEGMDRYECRKQLIADLDEAGYLIAIKDHNHNVGSCYRCHTVVEPRLSDQWFVKMDELAKPAIDILKKQELKFVPDKFDKTYLQWLENIRDWCISRQLWWGHQIPAYYCQECGEVVVAKEMPTTCPKCGHHEFKQDEDVLDTWFSSALWPFSTLGWPHNTEELNYYYPTSVLVTGYDIIFFWVVRMAFAGMFCMGETPFEHVLIHGLVRDSEGRKMSKSLGNGIDPLEVIDQYGADALRFMLATGNSPGNDMRFYMERVEASRNFANKLWNASRFVFMNIDEEIMNGVTRESVESSMTLADKWIISRANNVVKEVNDNMDKFDLGIAAQKIYDFAWSEYCDWYIEIVKPRLYSDDKAAKQTALYTLTYVLEKILKLLHPYMPFITEEIYTHLPTVEGSIVVAQWPHYTEEDNMAKEEEMMNLTMDGIRNIRNVRAEMNVPPSKKAKVIIVPTAEKKEAMEAGRDYFVTLASASVVEIVDNEAGIPEDAVSVVIDGVKIFIPLDELVDFTKELDRLNKEKAKLEGEIKRVNGKLSNQGFLAKAPESLVNEEKAKKEKFEEMMKSVLERIENIEAKIK; this is translated from the coding sequence ATGAAATTGGAAAACACTAATTTACCAAAAACGTATAATCCAAAAGATTTTGAATCAAGATTATATTCAAAGTGGATTGAAGATGGATTATTTAAATCTAAGCCAAATCCAAACAAGAAGCCTTTCACTATAATGCTTCCACCACCAAATATAACAGGACAATTACACATGGGGCATGCTCTTGACCATACTTTACAAGATATACTTATAAGATGGAAGAGAATGGACGGTTATGAAGCTTTATGGCAACCAGGAACTGACCATGCTTCTATAGCAACTGAAGTTAAAGTTGTTGAAAGAATAAGAGAACAAGAAGGAAAGTCTAAGTACGATTTAGGAAGAGAAGAATTCTTAAAGAGAGCTATGGATTGGAGAAATGAATTTGGTAGAAAAATAGTAGACCAAATGAAACAATTAGGAGACTCTTGTGATTGGGATAGAGAAAGATTCACAATGGATGAAGGATGTAACGAAGCTGTTATTGAGTTCTTCATTAAGTTATATGAAAAAGGTCAAATATACAGAGGAAACAGAATAATAAACTGGTGTCCAGATTGTAAAACAACTTTATCAGATGCAGAAGTTGAACATGAAGAACATGATGGAAAGTTCTATCATATAAAATACCCAATAGTTGGTAGTGACGAATTCTTAGAAATAGCTACTACTAGACCAGAAACAATGCTTGGAGATAGTGGTATAGCTGTAAATCCAGAAGATGAGAGATACACTCACTTAGTTGGAAAGAAAGCAATACTTCCACTAGTAAACAGAGAAATAATAATAGTTGCTGATGATTATGTTGATTTAGAGTTCGGTACTGGTGCAGTTAAGATGACTCCAGCTCATGACCCTAATGATTTTGAAGTTGGTCAAAGACACAACCTTGAAAAGATAAATGTAATGAACGAAGATGGAACAATGAATAAATTAGCTGGTAAGTATGAAGGCATGGACAGATATGAGTGTAGAAAGCAACTTATAGCTGACTTAGATGAAGCTGGATACTTAATAGCTATAAAAGATCATAACCACAATGTAGGTTCTTGCTATAGATGTCATACAGTAGTTGAGCCAAGATTATCAGACCAATGGTTTGTTAAGATGGATGAATTAGCAAAACCTGCTATAGATATATTAAAGAAACAAGAATTAAAGTTTGTACCAGATAAGTTTGACAAAACTTACTTACAATGGTTAGAAAATATAAGAGATTGGTGTATATCAAGACAATTATGGTGGGGTCACCAAATCCCAGCTTACTACTGTCAAGAGTGTGGAGAAGTAGTTGTTGCTAAAGAAATGCCTACTACTTGTCCTAAGTGTGGACATCATGAATTTAAGCAAGATGAAGACGTATTAGATACATGGTTCTCTTCAGCACTTTGGCCTTTCTCAACATTAGGTTGGCCACACAATACAGAAGAATTAAACTACTACTATCCAACAAGTGTACTTGTAACTGGATACGATATAATATTCTTCTGGGTTGTAAGAATGGCATTTGCAGGAATGTTCTGTATGGGAGAAACTCCATTTGAACATGTATTAATCCACGGACTTGTTAGAGACTCTGAAGGTAGAAAGATGAGTAAGTCTTTAGGAAACGGAATAGACCCATTAGAAGTAATAGACCAATACGGAGCTGATGCTTTAAGATTCATGTTAGCTACTGGAAACTCTCCAGGAAATGATATGAGATTCTATATGGAAAGAGTAGAAGCATCTAGAAATTTCGCAAATAAATTATGGAATGCATCAAGATTTGTATTCATGAACATAGATGAAGAGATAATGAATGGTGTAACTAGAGAATCAGTTGAAAGCTCTATGACTTTAGCTGATAAGTGGATAATATCAAGAGCTAACAATGTGGTTAAAGAAGTTAACGACAACATGGACAAGTTTGACCTTGGTATAGCTGCTCAAAAAATATACGACTTTGCGTGGTCTGAGTACTGTGACTGGTATATAGAAATAGTTAAGCCAAGATTATACTCTGACGATAAAGCTGCTAAACAAACAGCATTATATACATTAACATATGTATTAGAGAAGATATTAAAACTTCTTCATCCATATATGCCATTTATAACAGAAGAAATATACACTCATCTTCCAACAGTAGAAGGAAGTATAGTAGTGGCTCAGTGGCCTCATTACACTGAAGAAGACAACATGGCTAAAGAAGAAGAAATGATGAACTTAACAATGGATGGAATAAGAAACATAAGAAATGTAAGAGCTGAAATGAATGTTCCACCATCAAAGAAAGCTAAAGTTATAATAGTTCCAACAGCTGAAAAGAAAGAAGCTATGGAAGCTGGTAGAGATTACTTTGTAACATTAGCATCTGCATCAGTTGTTGAAATAGTAGACAATGAAGCTGGTATACCAGAAGATGCAGTAAGTGTTGTTATAGATGGAGTTAAAATATTTATACCACTTGATGAATTAGTAGACTTCACTAAAGAATTAGATAGATTAAATAAAGAAAAAGCTAAATTAGAAGGCGAAATAAAGAGAGTTAACGGAAAGCTTTCTAACCAAGGATTCTTAGCTAAAGCTCCAGAAAGCTTAGTTAATGAAGAAAAGGCTAAAAAAGAAAAATTCGAAGAAATGATGAAATCAGTTCTTGAAAGAATAGAAAATATAGAAGCTAAAATAAAATAG
- a CDS encoding PH domain-containing protein translates to MAKNILGRMAADTLGLSDIGKIISPQDFDKVDGDDYIMHEDGEKIYFVIKSKSDEYVFTNRGLLHVDGANAVSRKRVVKRHEFYYERVDEVTLETAGTVDLDIEIKFNFGNERFSIDVDKKQLEQLKDLYKALVEISMIQGRNYTSVEDGINGLKMANDAISRNHLEGNPVNIVEDLAKFNFNWMENLRNTYNNKDFGEVFEKYINN, encoded by the coding sequence ATGGCAAAAAATATATTAGGAAGAATGGCAGCCGATACATTAGGACTATCAGATATAGGAAAGATTATATCTCCTCAAGATTTTGATAAAGTTGATGGAGACGACTACATAATGCATGAAGATGGAGAAAAAATATACTTTGTTATAAAGTCAAAATCAGATGAATACGTATTTACTAATAGAGGCCTTTTACATGTAGATGGAGCAAATGCAGTTAGTAGGAAAAGGGTTGTAAAAAGACATGAATTTTACTATGAAAGAGTAGATGAAGTTACATTAGAAACTGCAGGTACAGTAGATTTAGATATAGAAATAAAGTTTAATTTCGGTAATGAAAGGTTTAGCATAGATGTAGATAAAAAACAACTAGAACAGTTAAAAGATTTATATAAAGCTCTAGTTGAAATAAGTATGATACAAGGCAGAAATTATACATCTGTAGAAGATGGTATAAATGGACTTAAGATGGCTAATGATGCAATATCAAGAAATCATCTAGAAGGAAATCCGGTAAATATAGTAGAAGACTTAGCTAAGTTTAACTTCAACTGGATGGAAAACTTAAGAAATACATATAACAATAAAGATTTTGGAGAAGTATTTGAAAAATATATAAATAACTAA